Proteins from one Buchnera aphidicola (Cinara laricifoliae) genomic window:
- a CDS encoding S4 domain-containing protein, with amino-acid sequence MNILNSMNTSIIITKNMSEQRIDNFLFKSLKNLPKSMIYRSLRIGKIKINKRKVHPYYKLKVNDCITMYSIYIKKKKNLFF; translated from the coding sequence ATGAATATTTTGAATTCTATGAATACATCTATTATAATTACAAAAAATATGTCAGAACAAAGAATTGATAACTTTTTGTTTAAATCTTTAAAAAATTTACCAAAAAGTATGATATATCGTAGTTTAAGAATAGGAAAAATAAAAATTAATAAACGAAAAGTACATCCATACTATAAATTAAAAGTTAACGATTGCATTACAATGTATTCTATTTATATAAAAAAAAAAAAAAACCTATTTTTTTAA
- a CDS encoding RluA family pseudouridine synthase, protein MHYNVFYLYKKKKKPIFLKKKIVDLFLKNILFEDKYLIIFNKPYGIAVHGGSGVNYGVIEIFRKIRQESEYLELVHRIDKETSGILILAKKRSILRIMHEKIRNKKIHKEYLALLHGHWSKKKTVVNLPLLKKISINQKKKVCVHKNGKYAITQFKVHKYFHNTTLASIIPITGRTHQIRVHTSQFGHPIVFDQKYGNNKIEKKNINKKNNRLLLHSYKISFFHPKNNKKISITASLDEKFNNLLKIFSKKKINL, encoded by the coding sequence TTGCATTACAATGTATTCTATTTATATAAAAAAAAAAAAAAACCTATTTTTTTAAAAAAAAAAATAGTTGATCTATTTTTAAAAAATATTTTGTTTGAAGATAAATATTTAATTATTTTTAACAAACCATATGGAATTGCTGTACATGGGGGTAGTGGGGTTAATTATGGAGTAATAGAAATATTTAGAAAAATTCGTCAAGAATCAGAATATCTAGAACTAGTTCATCGTATTGACAAAGAAACATCTGGTATACTTATACTGGCAAAAAAACGATCTATATTAAGAATTATGCATGAAAAAATACGAAATAAAAAAATACATAAAGAATATTTAGCATTGTTACACGGTCATTGGTCTAAAAAAAAGACTGTTGTTAATCTTCCTCTACTTAAAAAAATAAGTATCAATCAAAAAAAAAAAGTATGTGTCCATAAAAATGGAAAATATGCTATAACTCAATTTAAAGTACATAAATATTTTCATAATACTACTTTAGCATCTATCATTCCTATAACAGGAAGAACACATCAAATTAGAGTGCATACATCACAATTCGGACATCCTATTGTTTTCGATCAAAAATATGGAAACAATAAAATAGAAAAAAAAAATATTAATAAAAAAAATAATAGATTACTCTTACATTCTTATAAAATTTCGTTTTTTCATCCTAAAAACAATAAAAAAATTTCTATAACAGCATCATTAGATGAAAAATTTAATAATTTATTAAAAATTTTCTCAAAAAAAAAAATAAATTTATAA
- the rpmF gene encoding 50S ribosomal protein L32: MAVQKSKPSRSKRGMRRSHDHVFKNKISIERVSQEIHIRHHVTEKGFYKGKKTFLFYKKSGQ, from the coding sequence ATGGCAGTACAAAAAAGTAAACCTAGTCGATCTAAAAGAGGTATGAGACGATCTCACGATCATGTTTTTAAAAATAAAATCTCTATCGAGAGAGTATCCCAAGAAATACATATTCGACATCATGTTACAGAAAAAGGCTTTTATAAAGGTAAAAAAACGTTTTTATTTTATAAAAAATCTGGACAATAA
- a CDS encoding ACP S-malonyltransferase yields MHKISLIFPGYGLHNIEFLKSFFNSHIIIKNTFNEASDILHDNIYHNFFEKKNNFIKLNKNIHLLTFISSVAIYRLLSQKIFIQPTVVAGHSLGQYSALVCNNNISFREALKIIKIRNKIMLLAAKNIQVLTLVIIGINYTLVKKICLLISNKKKVFVSIINSNNQVVITGNYSAVYTVGLILKNQLHTKIIRLPMPITPHCILMKKYKKKFSYYLRKITILKGNCPIISNHNATILYSKKDIYHALIKQIYKKVQWAKSIKKIISMGIKFFIEIGPGQILTNLNKEYSDVSSYATNSYQKLSLVMDIIKNYEKKNCFSNRS; encoded by the coding sequence ATGCATAAAATTTCATTAATTTTTCCTGGATACGGATTACATAATATAGAATTTTTAAAATCATTTTTCAATAGTCATATTATTATTAAAAATACATTTAATGAAGCTTCAGATATATTACATGATAATATATACCATAATTTTTTTGAAAAAAAAAATAATTTTATTAAATTAAATAAAAATATACATTTATTAACGTTTATTTCATCTGTAGCAATATATAGATTATTAAGTCAAAAAATATTTATTCAACCTACAGTTGTAGCGGGACATAGTTTAGGTCAATATTCTGCTCTCGTATGCAATAATAATATATCATTTCGAGAGGCATTAAAAATTATTAAAATACGTAATAAAATTATGTTGTTAGCCGCAAAAAATATACAAGTATTAACATTAGTTATTATTGGTATAAATTATACTTTAGTTAAAAAAATTTGCTTATTAATTTCTAATAAAAAAAAAGTATTTGTTTCTATAATAAATTCAAATAATCAAGTAGTAATTACAGGAAACTATTCCGCTGTTTATACTGTTGGTTTAATATTAAAAAATCAATTACATACAAAAATAATTCGATTACCTATGCCAATTACACCACACTGCATATTAATGAAAAAATATAAAAAAAAATTTTCTTATTATTTAAGAAAAATAACAATTTTAAAAGGAAATTGTCCAATTATTAGTAATCATAATGCTACTATTTTATATTCTAAAAAAGATATATATCATGCATTAATAAAGCAAATATATAAAAAAGTACAATGGGCAAAAAGTATAAAAAAAATTATTTCTATGGGAATAAAATTTTTTATTGAAATAGGTCCAGGACAAATATTAACAAATTTAAATAAAGAATATTCAGATGTTTCATCATATGCCACTAATAGTTATCAAAAATTATCATTAGTTATGGATATAATTAAAAATTATGAAAAAAAAAATTGCTTTAGTAACAGGAGCTAA